In Labeo rohita strain BAU-BD-2019 chromosome 8, IGBB_LRoh.1.0, whole genome shotgun sequence, the genomic window TGCTGTTTGAGGCCACTTCCTGTTGTCGTAGAGGATGCAGATGCCTTTGCTTTAGCTTTCATTATAATACTTCactgattcatatttttttttatgaattttaatgtcagtttactgtgtttgtgtgtgcagaGCATAGCCACAGCGGTTGTTCAGTTGTACATGGCTCTTCCTCACAGTCCGACCCAATGGAGTCTCCAACATACAGGAGTTGTTTGTTTCGTTAAGGACAATCCTAAACGTTCATATTACATCCGGCTCTTTGACATGAAGGTTAGAAATTCAGATTCTAATTTGTAGTGCTAACCTGCTTTTTACTTTGTTCAGAATTGTTATGCGGAATTTTTATGCATCTAGCACCTTTGCAGATAAAGATGTTCTCTGAAATGATATATTAGCACAGGATGATAAACTGATTTATACTTACTAACATGACCAAACTTGACCTGTTGCCAAGTAGgctcaaattaaataaagatacaCTTCTGCTTTGAGTTCTGAGTCACAACAGCTCAAATCAGTTTGTGAAGTCACACTGGCACTGGTGGCACCATTTAGACTTTGataatatttgtgttttcattttatgtaattttttttcaggaaggGAAAATGGTTTGGGAGCAGGAGCTGTATAATCAGATGACATATTCCTGTCCAATGAGGTTCTTTCACACTTTTGCAGCTGATGTGGGTACAggccttttaaaaaaaatctcaattcgagccaaaacaaatgaaaatactgtcattaattacatacCCTCTAGTTGTTCCAAGTACGTAAgattttgttcatctttgaaacacaaattaagatatttctgatggaatccaagaactttctgatgctgcatagacagcaacgcaactaacacgttcaaggcccagaaaagtagtaaggacatcattaacatagtccatgtgacattagtggttcaaccttaattttatgaagctacgagaatcatttttgtgcacaatggaaacaaaaataacaactttattcaacaatttcttcttttttgtgtCCATCTTTGACGTACAAGAGTACGAGGACCGCCTAAAAGTGCAAGTCATCCTTGCTGTCAAAATCTTTAGACATGCTTATGAAGACtttttctgcttgtaaacaagctGCAGCGTATCCAGGTTCTACGTTAGAGTACCGGTATACATTGTGGTACTCTGGTGATGTCTCAAAGACTGatacagaagagaaaaaaattgttgaataaagtttgtttttgttttttttgtgcacaaaaagtactcattgtttcataaaattatggtcaaaccactgatgtcacatggactattttattgctGTCTCTGCCTTTCTGGGATTTCATCAAACATatcttaattttgtgttttgaagatgaacaaaggtctttcaggtttggaatgacatgacggggagaaattaatgacagaatcttcatttttgggtgaactaacctaTTAATGCTGCTGGACACATCTAAATAATTTCTTGAATTAAGCTACATTATCAGAAATGTTTACTTTAGGTTTTTACTTTAGATTGTCAGACTGTGTCGACTGTTCACTGGAAaatcaaaatctcacaatttgaGAGATCTAATATATTTGAATGCACTTGTGTCTCAGGACTGCCAAGTAGGTTTAAACTTTGCCAGTGAGTCAGAAGCTGATTTTTTCAGAAACATCACTGTGGAGAAGATTAATCAAAGATGCAATCGCCAGGGTAAGCTACTGTCATTCTCATTAAAACTTCTACTAAGTTTGCTAagatttttaaccaaaaatactCATATTTCATAAGTATCTCTTTGTGCCTTTCTTCATAtgtaaaatattcagaaaaaagGCAACATGCTCCATCTGAAGGTATGTGTCCACAATTTTAAACATGCACATAGTATTAATTGTCAAATTAGCATTTTAAGGTTGGTTGTATTTTGATTAACAGAAAACCGGCCACTACCACAACCCCCTCCAACCAATGGTgagtaactttttttaacacCTTATGTAGAAGTGTACATCCTGTCATCATTTCCTCAcacccatgttgttccaaacccgtatgacttGCTTTCTTCTCTGGAAatcaaaagaagatatttggaAAAATGTCCCAGTGTTTTTTCATGTAATGAAATTCAATAATATCCAATGTTGTTTTAGACAATGTTTGTTCtttaaaataccttcttttgtgttcaacagaagaaaaaagttcacatacaTGTCTAATGCGTTGATAAAAGTGTTTAACCTATATATGTCCAATAACCAGGGCCAGTTTCACAGCCAAGTATAATGGCCACGGTGGACATCCAAAACCCAGATATTGTAGCATCAAGGTACCGCTCCGCCCCAGTGCCGACCCCCGCGCCAGCCTCACTCGGCAAAGGCAAAAAGGACAAAAAGGGAAAGAAGAAAGGCCCAAGGCTCACTAAAGCAGATATCGGAGCTCCTAGTGGATTCAAGTAAGAGGATTTAACCCTTAAGCTGGACACTCACCTTGTGTTTTGTTGGGCGTGATGCTGACTGTGCCTCTCATTCCTCTTCAGACATGTCACTCATATTGGGTGGGATCCGAACTCTGGTTTTGATGTGAGAAATGTCCTTTCtccttaaaaatacataaaacacacaaatgtagTCACATAAATTGATACTCAATGCTTATTCTAATTgcatttataaagttaaaaagtaaCATACCTGTATATATGAACCCCTTTGGCCCCTCTAGACCAACAATCTTGACCCTGACCTGAAGAAACTGTTTAACAGTGCTGGTATCAGTGATGCTGAGCTAGCAGACAAAGAAACATCTAAGATCATCTATGACTTCATCGAGCAATCTGGAGGTCTGGATGCAGTAAAAGAAGAAATGAGAAAACAGGGTGAGTTCATTCAATCCTATCAACAACCAATTAATAGAACCAAGTCATGGCGcttctttttgtcattttcagtttgtttgttgACTGTACAGATGCTTCTCGGGGTCATTCCGGCTCTCTTCCTCCAGTCCCAGGTGGTCCTCGTTCTGCCCCTGCACCTCCTCCACCTCGTGGTGGGCTTCCCCCAGTCCCAGGTCCACCTGGACGTCCTCCACCACCTGCACGCAGCCCTGGACCCCCACATCGTGGTCCACCGCCACCTGCACCACCTGGAGGCCGTTCTGGGCCTCCACCCCCTATGCCATCTTCTCTCCCACCACCCCCCCCCAGCCACAGTCACAAACCGCCTCCTCCACCTATGGGTGGGGGTGCGCCACCTCCACCTCCGCCCccacctcctcctccacctccacctTCTTCAGCCGGTAACTTCAGCCCCAGTAGCCCTGCCAGCTCAgctccacctcctcctccttccTCTGGTAGCGGAGGACGAGGAACCTTAATGGAGGAAATTCGCCGTGGGCGTGTGCTAAAGAATGTACGTGAGACACAAATGCAATTAACTTTGTTCAACTGTTGTGACTAAGAGCCGTTCACACTaagaacgataactataacgataaaattatattaataatcattcaaATTCTAGAGAATAGGGAAGTCCACATCACAGCAATAACAATAGCGATACAGAGGAACAATACCATTAGAATCActttcaaaaccattttttacattatcatGCACAGGCCTAGTTATATTTATCTTTATAGAGGGTTTTCACTTTCGTCACGATTTGGTCGGTTAGCTGGAtgtgcggccatattggcaatattggatgtaaacaacagcatggattgcacagttaatatgtgctgtctaaaccacaaaaaaaggatttagtaagcaggaaagggagCAATAGTTTGACCAAACTAATGTTAATAGGTGGTACAGATACGCGCAGTatgaattaagatattagcttaatatttcacctacccgactggaaatgataaaaacaaacataaatgttgtcaagattcttgcatTGGAAATGCTGGTTTAGTTtcgccaaccacaaacgccttttgttcctcagatagTTTTTTGTAcacttctccttgatttgttataacttttggcagtctatagtactccaaatgtttctcCTGGTCCGAcagattagtacagcccaaaatatgacaaaaattgaccattcagcagcaataatcagcaaaatatgcaagtacTGTTTGATACAGTGGTATTGTTTACGCTCAGTGCTGCCAacatggccgactgatgacgcgtcgtgaaaacactctgtaGTTTTAATTCTACACATCtcattcttggtgtgaatgggctttttgctgtgctttgttGGGTATAACCATTTTATGTGGTGTTTTTGTCAGGTGTCTGAATCTCCGGACCCGAACCCTCCAGCACAAGATGAATCCTCAGAGGGAATCGTGGGAGCTCTGATGATGGTTATGCAGAAACGGAGTAAAGTTATCCATTCCTCaggtaacatatttaataaatgtattattttcaaaaCTACAGGTCATTGAAAACATCCTATGTtatctttttctgtatttcatgTCGTAAACCGCGTCTTAATGTtgttatttgcatatttgctgTGTTTAATTGATCGGAGGAATACAGCAGCCACCTGAGATGTTTAAATAGCGTCTGGTCTCGTTATTGGGCTTACATTTTGACTTACATTTTTCTGACTGTAAATTCCAGTTTGTCCTGGACTATCAATGTGAGAATAAATCCGTCTCTTGACTTAATTTAACGGGTTTTCTGTCAATTTTAGACACGTTACTTTCTCTCAAACACAACATTTCTGCGAGTGCGCAAAGCTAATGAATATATAATGAAACAAGCGCCGTTTAAGTTGATGATTGGTTGGTTGTTTCTACGCACACAATGACGTCGCACACAGAAAAGAGcgcattaaaatgtattttcaggTTGCCCAAAAAGGCGGTTGTCGTTTTAAACTGTAGTGACAGAGTTTTATTTCTGTGGCGTGCATGTTTTAGTATCTTAAAAATCTTAGCATTGGATGCTAACAAATACAAAcctatttttgctttctttattCAGAAGATGAAGAGGATGATGGGGGTGATGAAGAAGACGACGATGAGTGGGATGATTAATGCTTCTCTCTACTCGTGGTTCATACACTTATGCCATTCAATTTAAAAGAATGAGCTGAAGAAGCTGATGCTCATTGGGAATCATTTTAGCAATAGGCATGAAATCTTAAGGTTATTCCAAATTCAAGTTGCACTGAGTGAtctgaagatctgctgtaaatCAAGTAAAGCAATAAAAACCTAACTTTGATAGCATAATGACTAGATTTCATGCCTGTTTTGTAGTGTCTCAGCCTCAAAGCTGATTTGTCTTTGCAGTTTTCATTCCCAGCTTTCACTTCACAGTAGCTCAGCAGTAGTTCAGTGTGAGTTCATTCAGGAAGGAGGAACATTATAGTTGAGCCAAACCAGGAGTGGTGTTATATTTCATCCAAACATAGGACTGCCAAGATTAACCACAGCTTTATGTTGGATATTTCCTTCTGTGTGCACATACTTTTGACTCAGTAACTGCCTTATTCCAAATCTGTATCTTCTAACTACAAACCCAGTAATGTTATTCTTGTCAAGATATACCTAGTTGTGAGAGCCATGTACAATACTCCATATATCTGTTGACTGTACAGGACCTCCCCCTACAGGACAAATGTGGGACTAACGAagagtattaaaataatcaagTATCATTGATGAAGATACTTTTGATATAAGCGTTCAGACagaacaataaatacataaatggataaaaacaaaaaacagcagtttattgttattgctttaaaaaacacCTATTAGGACTCCCAAATCCCAGAATaacatgataataaaataatatttatcacAAACAATCACATTAACATGAACCTACACAAACATCGGTAAATACAAAGAGGAAATATTTAGGAAGCAACCATATTTAGGAAGTTTCTGTTTAGTTCAACAACCAACACCAAAGGAACGACACAACAAGACAAAGAAAGTCTATGTGGCATTAAAGTTCTCCAGAGAAGTTGTGTCGGATGTCATTCTGCACAATAAATTCTCTGTGGACGGGAAAGAGATGTGGTTTGGACTCTAGAGTATGTTCTCCACCCTTCAAGACCAGATAACATGTCTCGAGTTAAAACCACAGAGCGTTTCTTTAAGCGCTTTTTATACACAGTCATTATAAATATTCCTCCAACATCCACTGAAGAGAAACAGTCTCTTATCCTTTCAAAAAATGACATTAGTGGGCTAGACAAAGTATATGTTCTCAGAAGAAAATTATACAACATGTTTCCCTTGCTTTTGTCCTTCAGTTTGGTGTCAAGTGATATTCCATAGAAAGTGCTTGAAGAGGTAGACATTTCTGGCTtaaaacacactgcaaatacgAAATCTCTCATGCCTAATGAAAAAGAAATGCccgtattttaatttaaacgtTTCAAATGTTAAAACACAGGTTAACCGATTATAATTTCTCCAAAAACATCTACCTCTTTTTCCTCAGCATCTCTCTATGTGTCCTGGTCCTGTTAATAAACAACACATACAATGACATTTTCCATCAAAACCAGCCCTGTCCCACCACCAAAGAGCACAACTCACATGAATATGTACACTCTCACAATAAATATGTTGTATGGTgtgggtgagagagagagaaaaagagaaagacagagggTCACGTGACAGATGAGAAAAGAGAGAAGGTTAGTTTTTAATCCTGACCAGTGAATAGTCGAATACATACATTTTCTATGTACATGTGTCATTGTCACACAACACAAAGCACAGATACTGTGTTTAACACGAGCAAAAAACATGACCACATTTCACCATTGACAAACCGTGGAATACAAAATGTTTCGATTCGATGGATTGAGAGTGAGAATGTTTTTAGTGCTCCGACTAACATCAGAGTCCACAGTCAAAAATAGAAGAGATCAGGCTTCAAAACTGTATCTATATACAGCAGTTCAAGATACGTAGTTGGGGGACAAGCATTTGTTTTACAAGACAAGAAACAGACTGGAAAAAACTGACTTGTATTTTGGTTGCAATCAAAACTGCAATGTGAAGTACGTATCAAGGCTTTTCACATTAATAGCTATCAATGTCTGGTTTCATTGATCACAAGGGAGAAATTCAGATGCATAATCCCcataaacaatttttatttttgtcattttggtcCACAGTCTTgtccaaataaaacatttaaatttccAGGGCAATGATCCAATCATGTTGCAAAAAGCCGCTTGTTCCACtacaaaatgagacaaaatatataacatttttagtattagatacagctgaagtcaagaatctgcaaaaatgttaattatttttccaaaataagagggatcatacaaatgcatgtttaatttttattaagtactgacctgaagaagatatttcacataaaagatgtttacatgtagtccgtAAGAGAAAATAAGCAGttttttagtattaaaataataagtttacaactgagggactcagtgcagctattacagaaaattaaaaagctcaatgatgcttcagaaggaaacacaatgcattaagagccggggggtgaaaactttttgaatttgaagataagggtaaatgtaacatattttgtcttctgggaaacatgtaagtatcttctgtatcttctgaagggcagtactaaataaaacaaaaagatatttaggcaaaataagaaaaatgtacacatcttcattctgttcaaaagttttcacccccagcttttaatgcattgtgtttccactcacacatcagtgagtgtttgaaccttctgtaatagttgcatatgagtccctcagctgtcctcagtgtgaaaagatggctcTCAAAATcctacagtcattgttggaaagggttcgaatacacaaaaacttcaagtgtgtgtaaacttttgaatggggtcatttttataaattcaactattattttcttctgtggactatatgtaaacgtagtttatgtgaaatatattattcaggtcagtgctaaataaaaaacaacatgcaatttgtatgattcctcttattttggaaaaacaacattttgtagattctgcaaggtgtatgtaaacttttgacttcaactgtatttagtTTGACAATCCACATTTAATGTCCATTTAATGTCcaattttaaattttcaatCTATCTGTAGTTTTTTCTGAAacaatgaacatgcaaatgacatttaaatatcacttttttagTAGAAGTTGCTGTCATGGATCAAGACTAAAATTAAAGCTCAAATGTATGGAGAACTACAAgtaacacttaaaaatgaaatgatagaaatgttatcattttataatttcattttttaatttaaatttttaatgtttaaattactatactattatttttcattttaaataaattcttttatattacattcattttcattttaattgtcacTCCTAGTCGTCCATACAAACCGGCCTGTTCTTCCAAGGACTTTAATATGGAAAAAAACTGCAAATGCCAAGGAAAGTAAAAACTTCAGTGGTCAAAATGATGGCAAGATATATTGTGCTATAATTGTAGTGTGCAGATACGTACATCCAACCATCTTCAAATACTCCAGAACATTCCTTCCACAACTGTATTTCACGATCTGGGGGTTTTAAAGACGATTGACGAATTCAGCGATCTTTCAATTTCACCCCTTCTGAAGCCTACAAtgtacatgtttttaaatggtttCAAATGATAGTATTTACACTGCAGTCATCTGTGTgctgaatattagaatggaaTAGCTTATGTTTAACATAAAACAGCAGTAGTTTTGCTGGTGTGGCTGGACGTTTAAAGGAATTCATTAGAAAACTGTGTAGTTTAATGCTAGCTATGGAAGTGAGCACAACACAGCCAGATTTAGATTAGTTAGGGGAGCTAAGTGCATTAAACCgtatttcaaaatgaaaattaatctAGTTCAGACACAGTCTGATACGTCTAATGAATCAG contains:
- the wasb gene encoding WASP actin nucleation promoting factor b; translation: MSKGKVKGQENVQSSLLSSQENERLLELLGRRCVSIATAVVQLYMALPHSPTQWSLQHTGVVCFVKDNPKRSYYIRLFDMKEGKMVWEQELYNQMTYSCPMRFFHTFAADDCQVGLNFASESEADFFRNITVEKINQRCNRQEKRQHAPSEENRPLPQPPPTNGPVSQPSIMATVDIQNPDIVASRYRSAPVPTPAPASLGKGKKDKKGKKKGPRLTKADIGAPSGFKHVTHIGWDPNSGFDTNNLDPDLKKLFNSAGISDAELADKETSKIIYDFIEQSGGLDAVKEEMRKQDASRGHSGSLPPVPGGPRSAPAPPPPRGGLPPVPGPPGRPPPPARSPGPPHRGPPPPAPPGGRSGPPPPMPSSLPPPPPSHSHKPPPPPMGGGAPPPPPPPPPPPPPPSSAGNFSPSSPASSAPPPPPSSGSGGRGTLMEEIRRGRVLKNVSESPDPNPPAQDESSEGIVGALMMVMQKRSKVIHSSEDEEDDGGDEEDDDEWDD